The DNA region GGGCGGGCCGGCGGATAGATGGTAATCGCGGCTGGAGTGAGACCGATGGGCGGCGATGATCTGGAACGATCAACGACGGGAGGTAAGGATGCCGTTGGGGAGCCAACTTAGATACAATCAACTTAAATGGAATGACTCTATTCCAATTTCTGAGAATAGAGCCGCTCCGTTCTACGTTTGGTAAGCGGAACGGAGCTGCTCCAATTTCtatgtttggttggagagccaAGTTTCTTCTTCCTGCGAACTGCCAAGATCAAAACAAGAAATCAAAGAATGAACAGATCAACAAATTAAAGATAGGGTCGGTGCCCCGTCATGGtgtggggtggggggggggggcggtccGGCGGCCTGAGATCCAccggcggggcgggcgggctGGGGGGGGGGCATCCTGGatccggcggcggggcggggcggggcggaggggggGGGAGGGGCGGGTCACCTGGGTCCGGCGGTGCGGGGGCCGGGGGGAGCGTGCGGGGAGAAACGGGAGCGCTCGCATCCGGTCGGTTCGGACGAGCTGTCTGGTTCCGCATATTTTTCTCCCGAAGCCACTCTGTTCTTTCTCGATCATAACCAAACACGCAGAAAAAAGCAGCGGAGCGGTTCCGTTCCAATTCACttcccaaccaaacacacccgaATTGAAGACGATCGCCCGGCGAACCCGATCGGTCGCGCTCGTCGTTGGTTCAGAGTTCAGACTCGTGTACTCCTCTGGCAGACTAGCACTGTCCTCTGCTGTGGTCTGTGGAGGACTTGGGTGGACCGGGTGCCGCGTCCAGTTGTCGCTGGGTCTCTCCCTACCGGCCCAGTTACATAAAACGACGTCTATGTGACTGGATATAGTCGATGTTTACCCTAGGCCCAGATACCCCCGGTATCGAAATCTGGGCCGCTCGCTGAGTACTCTAGACCGGTTTGGGCTATTCCGCTCGTTCTCCTCGTCGTCGGTCCGGTCAGGGGGCTGCTTAGCTCGCCACAAGTGCTGGGCCAGAAAATCATGGGCCGGAGTCACTTCACCGATCCACAGCAGGTCGCCGACTGGGCAGGTAGGTTAGGTAGGCACCTGCCGCAGGGCGCAGGCCATCCGCCCCATCCAGCCGCGCTCATGGAACGGACAACCAGCGCGTACGCTCCCTGTGGGCGTGGGGCACGCCCATGGTATTGGTAGGAGGCCAGGACGCAGCGCCGGCCGGGGCGCAGTTAATGCTGCAGCTCCTACATTGTTGTCACAGGGGCGTCCGGCCTGCCGCGCGTCTACAGCCCGCAGCCACCTGCAGGCTGTCCATCGCCCCGGCCGGCAGCATGCAGCGTGGATTTACAGCGCGGCCGTGTTCGCCGATCGCCGCCGGTCGGTCGGTCGGTCGCGGCGGGCATAACGCCCCATGGGGAGGACGCTGGACGCGGTTGTTGGGGAATCATGGTGATGCAGCCATGCAGGTGTGAGCTGGCTGGTTCCGTGGCGAGACAGGTAGCAAGTTCCAGCCGAAGCCGCCCTGGTGGTGACTGCAGGCTGCAgctgtgccgccgccgcactGTGCTGGGCAAAAGCCCACGCGCTGAGAATATACTGATGTTTGAACTCAGTCGTCTTCAGTAAAATGTACAAGAAACATGACGCCTAGGAACGTTGCAGAATTACTTGCTCCGGATCAAGCAACACGTGCCACGAGCAGCTTCAGGCTTTTTACCTTGCCACCGCCATGCATGGATTCCCCATTCCACAGCAAATCCCCAACACCATCGATTGGCACGTCCGATCCGAACATGCATGTTACGTGTAGTAGGAGCGATCGACACGAGCCCGGCCGTCACGACCCCAGCCGGTGCATGCCGCCGTCCGCCATGAACGGCGTCCTGCTCGCCACGTacagcgccgccgcggcgccctgCGGGGCATGGAacccgcccgccgcctccatcATCGCGAACGGCATGTCCTCCGACGTCGGCTTCCAGTGCCGCTTCCGCTGGTTGATGAACCAGTTGTTGATCTGCTTCTGGTCCAGCCCCGTCGTCTCCGCCAGCGCCAGCTTCTCCGTCTCCTGCATACGCGCGCACCCGCCGAAACATTGGAAAATTCTCAATTCGTGCAACAACACAGCTGCTCGATGCATAGAGAGATACTAGGGGTCATGCATACAGAAGGGTAGGGCCACTTGTAGTGCAGCTCCCACCAGTGCAGCAGCTTCTGCCTGGCCTCCTTTGGGagcttccctttcttcttcctcttggaGAACTCCTGCCGGAGGCCGCCCAGGTAGCCGCCGTACTTCCTCAGGAGCTGGTGCTTCAGCTCCTTGTCCTCGGCGAAGGGATCGATCTCTTCAGGACAGCTcccgtcctggtcatcctcggACGAGCCGGCGCCTTCACAGTAGTTACTGTCTGTAAGTGTAGAGATCATCAACAGAACAAAAGGTTGGTCACTTTTGTTAAACAGAAGATCATATTCGACCACTTCTGACAAAGTTTTGGTAAGAAAGGGCTACCGAATTATGAAGAGATCTACAACCCAAAAAAGCTCCCCAATTAATTCTTCTGTTTAGCTAGGTGAGTTGGTACGAATGAACAGTCGAGCTCTGAACAAATACTGCTGATGCTAGCCATGCAGCTACAGCAGATCGGAGCCTAGGCCACACCACACAAAATAATGCTACTAGGATTGTTGCAGCTCTAACACCCATGACAACGGGTTTATTAACTTTGAACATGTACTTTTTTCATTTACAGGGAAGAGAACATTACAAGAATGTCCCTTATAAAAAAAATCTGGGAGGATGATGACGTCTTGCATACGTGATGATAAAAATTGTGGTTTCTACCGGCCAATCATGTTTCACACAAGAATGGCTAAGTTTGATGGATTTAAAATCTTGAAGTTCTACTAAAATTTCAAATAGACACCAAATACAAGAACCAAAATACTGAATAATCATTCTAGTTTTTGAATAAAATGCCTGTTAAGGCTGCTTCATACATAACTTCACTAGTTAGCTAGTTAACAATTCTTAGTGAATATGGATAAGCCAGAGGCCTATCTAGCTGCTGGGGCATTCAGGAATGGTAACAGATAACATTACATGCTCCTTTTCACCCCAAAGGTATATATCATTATCAGTTCGTGCCATCGTGTGTATTTATACAAAACAAGTGCACACCCTTAGGTAGAGTCATTAGGTGCTATCCTTGTAAAAAAGGATTTCATTGGTTCCAGGTGTTTTCTCTTACTAGCCATTTTTTTAATACTTACTAGCCATTCATTGTGGGCCTAACAATCATATACGAGATAACAGTTTGACAAACTATCCCATTTCGCTAAATATGTCCTATCTTAACCACATGGCAAATCAACACCTGAATTTCAAATTTTCTACTTACCTACAAATATCGAGTCGAATGCTAAAATGCATCTATGTATTACGAGATAGCATATAAAAGGATAAAGTGTATATCACATAGCCAGATGATGTGCTGGAGTAAAACTGGGATCTTTATGTAAACATTTAGAAGATGATGGATGCTGCTAAAACTCTTACAGAGATTTAACCTGACCATTCAGTATTTGAGTTAACAAAACCACAAATGGAAATTGTATTTTTATGTAGTAATGAAAATGAGCAAACGGAGAAGGTCCAGCAACACAATTGAAGTTTGACAAAGCATTTGTTTTACTAAAATTCTGCAGAAGTAGGCTAAACTTCAAAGATAACAAAGATCAGCAGGAAGGCAATGCTACTGAGTTGGATGACCATATGTTCTGACGCCTGTTTGGTATATGTCATGCTGCCATGCATGGCCCTATTGCTATTCACATTTGACAAGCATGGAAAAAATGATCATATGGCTTTTTTAATGGAAAGATAATATAGACACGGTTCCATATTTCATCCGTACAAGCAACTGAAAATTGAGATTTGTTGCAACATTGTAGGGAACATGAGACTGTACAGCGTTCAATTTATTTGGCAAAAAGACCATGGTTATTCAATCATTTACTGTTTTACCCTGCAAGATCAATTGCTACACAAAAACTAATAATAGATCTAGCCTAACGGACTAATAAAAGTTTGAATGATGATCCAGAAACATGCATGATACTACAAAAATTTCAAAAGTTAGCACCATATGTTTCTAAGAAATTATCCAATAGTATAGAAAAAATTGTCTCCTCAACAATGACACTAACATATCACAGTGTGGACAATTACGAACAATATTCTCTTAAATACATAGGCATGTAGAACCGAAGAATTCGGATGAGATATATTTTTTCATGCTTAATGGTAACATTGTTCGATGTAAACCTTATGGTCACAACTTACAAAAAGTGTCATTTTGGATGAATTCGACAATTAATTTCTAGCGTGACATATGTATCAACATATTTttttcaagataaatcaagtCATCATTACCTACTTATGTCCGTGTGTTACCTGGTTGGAGTCGTGTTACCTACTTATGTATATATTACTATATATATACATGAAGCAGATGGTTATTGACACGTCAAGAAACAGCGGTACTACATAGAACAAATTAAAGAAAGGACGCATGCAACCATGTCAAGTGTGTCATATAGCTGGATCTCTACCTCTACTGTAGTAGAATAGATCAAGAGACAAAGAAAACAGTGCAGTAACAGCACATATCCATCTCAAACAGTGTCGCTATTTATCTGGCAGGCCATAATACTAGCGGAGACACAATAACAACAGGTAGCACCGCTCATCCATCGCCACACGTGCGTTCCAACGGCTAACTGTACATGCTCACTAATCGAGCTTCAGATGCTTTGATTAGTTGTTAGCAGACAGTAATACCAAGGTAAGAAGAAGACCAATATTCTGTTGAGAAAACATTGACGATTTGGACGTTACCCGAGTATATCTTTCTAACTAGCTACTCACAATAATGCCACAGGCAAAGGAAAGAAAATATCATGTGCAGTAAACAAGAATCAGTGACTGAAAACCCTGATGTCTCTCCTCAGTAACACACCATGCATGTAACTGAAGACCCATATTGTGCTCCAGCATTATATCCCATGGCGCATCAGCTCTCCAATATTATTGAATATACAATGCTGAGCAAATAAAGCTAATAAATGAGAGGTGGAGAGCCATGAAACCTGGAGCTAACTGTGGCCTCGTGATGCTCACTATACTACTGATGGATGCTCTATTATGCTCCAACCATCAAACGAGCGTGGACTAATGCATGCAAACCTTATCCCCTCCCCGAATAAACAAAGCAACAAAACTAACGGCAAGAATCCAAAGAGGGGGGAAAGCTGGCTCAGTTCCATCGCATAAACCGTACACCATTTCCCGATGTGGTAAGCTACCTGTCTCCAAAGAACCATACAAATTAAAACAAGTATTTACCGGTGATCGAATCGAGCTGCCGCTCCATGCTCTTGAAGAACTCGGCGGCTTCCTGGATCGGCCGCGCCAGCTCCTCCTGGTACTTCACCAGCATGTTGCAGTACGCCTCCTGCAGCGGCAAGCAGGCCCAGCCGATTATTTGAGAGCAACACCATTGCAGAAGCATCGCATGCGACGAATTGAATCGATCTGTCAAAGCATGACGGACCATGAACTGGTCGAGCTCCGGGTCAGCGCGCGCcggctcgcgccgccgccggcttggCCCCGGCTGTGCGTCCAGCTTCGCCGCCATGGCCGAGAGCCTATCCGACACATCCGGCGGCGCGCCGACCTGCGATCGACGAACCCATGATATATAATTTTATTTTATATATCTCCTGACAAGATTAAACTAGACCTGTGCATGGCTTCTTGTACTAACCTTTTGGCAGTCCAAGTAGGCGGCGACGAGAGCCGAGTATTGGGGGTGCGACATGATCTTGGCCTTGATGATCTCGGCATCTACCGGCGAAATCTCTCTTTGCACAACTGCTCCGTCCATCTGGTGGTTGCGCTGCGCCCCCGACGGGTCGGCAAGTAACTGCTGCAGCGGGAGCCGTGAGCTGTGGTGATGCCCGTCTGGCGATGGAAAACCCTGAGCCGACGACGACGCCGGCAGCGGAAGCTGCAAGAAGGATGCCTTGGAAGCACTGCTCCCGCCTCCGCCAAGATCCTTGAAGCTATCCATAGCCCTTTCTTTGTGTGTCAATCAAAAGAGAAAGAAGACGAACTGATGCCAAGACCAAGACTCAAGAAACCCTAGCTAGCAATGGacgggaaggaggaggagaacTCAGACAGATGCTTGAGAGATATTTGGGATGGAAGATCAGCAGAAGATGGGATGAAGAGAGGAGGAAAGGTACAGGGGGTAAATGACATGCTTGTGTGGCTGGTGGCTGGCTTTGTTCCCATGTCAAGTCAGAGTAAAGAGGAagctgtgtgtgtgtgttgctGTTGGTAGCTGCCGCTGTTACAGGCACAGGACAGCTGCCTGCGAGGGAATACTCAGCTCGAATAGACAGAGACTAACCGATGCGAGGGGGAGAAGATCCGTACCACAGTTGCGTCTGCATCATACATATCACATGCAGATGCGTGATCTTTTCCGAATTCTTCATCAGTCCTTGCTTGGGGACGTCTCCTGGAGCTGGACGGATTTTTTGAGGTTTCGGGTGTCGACGGCCCTGCCGCAGGAGCAGTCAGGACAGTGAGTTGTTTCATCTACAAGCAGTAGCAAGCGTCACATAGCTGGAACTGTAGAATGAAGTTACAGGCAACAGCTGCGGTGTTCCCCGGCATGTCGTCTCTCTCCGTCAAGCTTTCCATGTGTTTAGCTTTACCCGTCCTTTTCACCAAGATGGAAAGATTCTTGGAGAAGTAACATGCTACTAATATACGTTCATGCCCTTGGCAGTTGGCTCTTCTCTCCAGCTCCTGTTTCTCCCCCTCTAATCTTTCCAGGTCAAGATTGTCTGGAGATAAATCAAAGAAAGTTATGTTTGATGGTAGCGACAGAATACATGTATATATAAGAACACTCAACATCAAACAATCTCGATCGACTCGTGGAATCTGATGATATTTGGCGAAGAGCTAGCATCCCAATCACCTGGTTCCAATCATCAAGTTCCAATCCTCAAAGGCTAGTGGTAACGGTACCCTTCAAGATAAGAAACTCGCAAAGGATTAGCTAGTAGGGTCATATTAGGTTATGGGTCAGTTTAGGTACAGTTATAGTTTAGTGGACTAGTGGTGTGGCTCAATCTAGCCTGATCCACACACTACACACTTGCCTTGATCCATGGGCATTGCATGTTGTTTCCACAGTATATATTTTCTTCTTTTAAAACATGCTCGCTACTTTCCTACCAGATACATTATATAAAAATTTCAATGACAGAAACATACATACGGAACTTACCACAATACTATTATTGTCCAACAGCTGGATCAACATTTCAGGATGTCCGACAAATTGAATGTACCAAATTTtctcgcaaaaaaaaagaatgtaCCAAATTCGACAAAATGGTTTTGGGAAATCTAATCCACGACTCCTGATTAAGATCCCAGCGTTAGACCAGTTGTTATAACCGATAAGCAGGCATTCAATGGCGATAACAGCTAACCAAGTTCTCCCTCCTCCGATCATTTTAGGGGTGCTTAATTTGGATACCGCGAGTAAACTTTAGTCACtgtcacatcggatgtttggacaccaattagaagtattaaatataggctaattataaaactaattgtataaatggagactaattcaccAGACAAATCCATGTAGCCTAATTATTGCATGATTTAGCAATGccgtgctacagtaaatatatgctaatgatgaattaattaTATTTAATGAATCAGTCTccatgcaattagttttataattagtctatatttaatactcgacGTCAGATCCAAACACGCCGTTAATCTCGTGACAAATGGCAGACTGACAGCGGGAAACATCATGATTTGAAAGATGTCTAATCAAGGTGTAAAGTTTTATGTCTGATAGCATCCTCTAGTGTAAAAGTAGACTCTAAACTAGAATTGGGTCGCTAACAAACAAGGAACGGAAAACTTATCCAAAATACCAACCAAGAAAATTTGAGCAAACGCCGTAAAGTCGAGAAAAGATTGCCTCGCGAATAATAAGCTGACTACGGCCCACACAGCAGTGCGATGGACTCAACGAGGCAACGAGCAGCTATCTCTCCCACCGCCAACCGGGGCCCGTGTTTTCTGCTCGTCCTGTCACATCTCTGTCGAAAGATGGGCTACTGCGAGTAAAGCTCAGTTTTTGCTGTGCAGCCAGGGCCTCAGGCACATGATCCTCCACTCCATCCCGTCCCAGTTGGCAATGCCTTGCAGCGCCTATATACTAGCTTGACCTATCCTTGCTGGGCTCCAGCCTCCAGAGAAGAACATAACGAGTAAACAGAAAGAGAGATCGTGTCATAGAAACTGAAACTGAAGACACACGAAATAAAAGTACCGTGACGAGTCATCAGAGGTCGCTGTTAACCACCTAACAGTTTTTAATTTGGCTAACCACTCAGGGAGCTATTTATATATGCGGGTAGTACAGTCGAGTTGTTCGCGAACGCCTGTGGATGGTGGTGTAGCATTCTTTATATGCAGGCCTCGTAGTGTCACGATCGCGCATGTTTCATCTGAAATATAAACCAAAGGATATAATGGTCAAAGAATCTCGTCGAACACAGTATTGGATGGGACTTAAGGCCTTGTCACCTTATCACGTCCTCTCGTGTACCCCCCAGCTAGACACTATGGTTGATGCTACGTGGCCTCGTCTGTCTTGTTGTAGGTATTCTCGTGTATTCACACTACTGCTGATGTGTGTCTGAGTTGGAAGCTAAACCCAACAGATCTGAGCAAACTACGTTATTTAGCATCTTGCCTTGGAGCTGCAAATTAAACCGAGTCCATCTGGCTCACTTCAGCAGTTCATGCATTTAGGTCGTTAACGAGCTACAGCAATTTCAATGTTCATTTCATGGATTTCACGTGAGAAGATTAACAGCATGTTGTCGTTACCTAGCATCTTTAGTTTTGGGAGGACTGACGACGCCAGGACTAAAGAAATACAGTAAAAGCTTGCCAGGCTTAAAAGAAATACAATGAAAGCTAATAGTAGTGTAGTGCATCTGCAGGCCGAGGGTGTGCAAGAGACGAACGCAAGCAACCCAACATGGTAACGGTAAAACAACAAACATACGCATGCATGCCGGGAAACGGGTAGGAGCACTGACCAATACTGACCCTCTGTATCTGGTCGGAGCCCGGCGCGAATCGCGGGGGGTCGAACGAGCTGGCGcatgggcgcggcggcggccagcccCAGACCGAGGGCAGGGCGCGTGCAGCTAGCGCAGCAGGGCGCCCATGCACCCGTCCAGGTCATGGCTCGGCTCCTCGCCGGCATTTGCTGGCCCGCCGACGACTCCCACGCCACTCCGCCAGTCTGGTCTCGTCAAATCTCTGATGAATCAGGAATCCCTCCATGGTTCGATCATTTCGCTTGCCTGCGTTGCTCTTGCTTGCTCCTAGCCGACTGACAGGATCCCACGCGCCTGTGCATGGCAAGAACTCAATTATTGGCAGCAAGCCAGCAAGTCCCACAGCAGTTACCCACTTGGCCTTTTCAAGTCCTAAGCCAGCAAGGAGCACTTCCAAGTCCTAAGAAGGCAAGGGCACTTGAAGCTATCAACCAGTTGGTAATCCTTTACCTGACGTGCAATGGCCGTTCAAGAACAGTAAGCAAGTCCTACTAGAAAAAATATTCGTTGTCTGGTTCTCAATGTTACCCTGATTTAATGGATGGGTCATCTAGTTGCAGCATGCCCTAACTCTGCTTGCACAGAAGAATAATGCAATGTGACCAGAAACTCCGTATTCCAACACTAGAAATACAGAAAACTCCATTTGTCCGGTGAGAGAAGGAGAAACATAACCTGGAATGAAGTAGCAATTGGGCCTTGCAATAAACCTGGAAAGGCAGAGTAGAGCACAGATAAACCGAGCAAAAATCTAGACATGCTTCGGACCCATATGGGCCACGTTCACCTCCGCCCAGTTAAATTATGGGCCACCTTGACCCCAGTCCACATAAACAATGAACCACTTTGACCTCAACCCAGATAAATTACCATTTTTCATGGAGGCTGAATTGGCTGAAGTATCTATGTGGCTAGTGAAGTGTTCTATCACCATGGCCATTTCCCTGTTGCAGACAAACCAATTTTACCAGCCAACCAGTAGAGCTTTTGTTTTTTTAAGACGAAGCAAACCAGCACAGTAGGTAGCGCTAGCTCCATGACAAGTTACTTTCGCAAAGATTATTGAGAATGCGAGTGATGGCAAATATATACATACTTTTTTTTGTCATTGCTTCTGGCATGTACTCTCTTTTGATCCAATGTCATAGTCTCGTGCCCGAATTACTTTGATCACAAATCGAACCATCTTTTCACCAGACACGTGTTCACGACACCCTTGAGTTTCAACAACAAAAACCTACCAGAATATATTTTTCTCACCCAAGTTTGAACAGAAAACTGAATATATGAAAACGTTCAGTTTTTCTGACAGTAAATGAAGGAAAAAGTGTACCAGTTCACCGGCATGCTGTTATATAAGCTAGTAAGAGCTAATGCATGCAAATCCTCAAAAAAAAGGAGCTAATTGTATTAAAATGCCCACGCCATATACCAGGCTTAATTTTCATTATGCTAAGAATAATAATGACATAATATACTAGCTTTCCACGTCTAACCTCACATCGCAGCAACGAGAATGGACATATTAGGAAATTACATTAAGATAAAATGATGTCTTGAAAGCAGAGACGTGCATAACCAGCCTGATGGGAAAGAGGAAAAGGGCAGCACGACATACCATAAGATCCATTTTTCATATCTTGATTCTACGTgtttgagaaaaaaaagaagacatAAGAATCTCATTAAGATTTTCAAATGAATTTCACTCAACCATTTTAGGACTTACCATAACACCCTACCATTTTGTGACATTGCAGTTACAGATCATAAAGAGAAgcaaaaaatgaaaaaaaaaatgaaatgcCAAAGGTGGACAGCTCATGCCTAAATTTTATAATATAGCCCCCAAAAGATCACCATGATAAAAATGAGCCTGCATCACCACACCATGAATAATGGCTAAAGGGTCAAAATGGCAATCACTTGCTTATTCTGCAAGTATATTTCAAAATACTTGGAAATCAAGCAAATTCTTTTGACTTACGTTCTCCAAAAGTAGAGCTCAATTGAGGcacataaaagaagcagaatgAGTGATGCTTACAGGGTTGGTCAGCATCCCTGGAAAGATTATTAGGAATCAAATGTCTCCAATAAATATAGTCCATCAGCTTTCCAAAGAGCAAGTATGAACTGAGCAACCTGAACTGAGCAAGTATGAACCGACATGATCCAGGAGTTTCAGAAGCTGCAATCTGAAGGTCCAATCATCAAATCAGTTGCTATGTTGCGAAGATAATAACATCGATATTGCAGATCTGCACCATAATAACTTAATAAAGGCTATCTTGCTAACCACAAATAAAATGTATGTTTACTTTATTTTTTCCACAATGCAAATTATGTTGCGTTCATATTTAAATCTTTCCATGTCCAATCAGTATGTAAATCTTTCTTGGGCATGTCTTTTCTGTAATGTAGCTTTGTTCTTTCATTGCGGCATGCATTGTGTGTTTTGCACCCAATTGTTTTCTCGATTATCTTAGTATTGTTGCTTGCAGGAGGACTGCGCGTTTGAGATAAAAAAAAAGTACAATGTGGTCTTTACAGACAATCACTGGCTAATGTCTACGTATGCACAAGATTAGCAAACAGCTCAAACAATAGAATAAACAGGTGCAATATATCCAATGAGATCCTAGAATATTGTGTTTAGTCATCTAGGTAGATCAGATCAGATAAACAAACTACACTGTCTAGGGTGCACAAAGACCAGGTTCAGGAAAAGCTTTTGCAGCGACTGCTGATGGCTGCATGATGGAGATTCTAATCCAAGAGAAACAACAATTAGAAAGAGAGCAACCCAGATCACACCACCACCGATTAAACAGTATTTTATTACCATCACAGCAGTCACCTTTTCCATACCAATAATACACCTCCTCCCAGTCCTCCCTTTTCAGCACATAAACACACCGCCCAGACCGTCATCATGACTAACCAAGTTTAGGCCCTAATCAACACTTCTTCTGCCCCTCACAAGAGAGCTCCAGAACTCAAAGAGGGGAGGAGAAAGAAGCCACCATGGGGAGGGCTCCATGCTGTGACAAAGCTAGTGTGAAGAAGGGCCCATGGTCGCCGGAGGAGGACGCCAAGCTCAAGTCCTACATCGAGCAGAACGGCACCGGCGGCAACTGGATAGCCCTGCCGCAGAAGATAGGTATGTGCCCAAGACGATTGTCATGCTAGTCAGCAGCAGTAGAAGAGAAGGCTAATCAATTGCGCGTGCTTGTGTGCCTGGGGCTTGTGCAGGGCTGAAGAGGTGCGGCAAGAGCTGCCGCCTCCGGTGGCTGAACTACCTCCGGCCAAACATCAAGCACGGAGGATTCTCAGAGGAGGAGGACAGGATAATCCTTAGCCTCTACATCAGCATCGGCAGCAGGTACAAATTCATTATAGGTCTAACCGGCCTAGTGTCTTCTTTGATCAAATTGACTGTAGAATTAGCTCCAATCTGGTAGGCAAGCACATGGGTACGGTAGAATCTATGATCTGACCAGACCATGCATGCTGCGGTCGTAGGTGGTCGATAATAGCGGCGCAGCTGCCGGGAAGGACAGATAATGACATAAAGAACTACTGGAACACGAGGCTCAAGAAGAAGCTCTTTGGCAAGCAGTCCCGCAAGGATCAGAgacagctgcagcagcagcagcagcagcaactccTGCGCCAGGCGACGGCAAGTGATGGGATGAAGCAAGAAGCAGCGACCGGGGATGTGAACGGAAGCAGCGGCCTGCCGGCGGTCACTTACAACTGGCACCAGCAAGCCATTGTTGGGCCAGTGCCAGGTATGATGATGGAAGGCCATCGCATAGGAGACGAGGTAGATGAGTCGATTCAGAAGCTCCTTTACAAATTAGGAGGTGCAAGCCCTTTTGCAACTCTTCAGGTTCCGCAGTGCGTTCCTCCAATGTACGAGGGAAGTCCAAGCCTCATGCCGCCATCATGCACGGTAGACACCAC from Panicum hallii strain FIL2 chromosome 9, PHallii_v3.1, whole genome shotgun sequence includes:
- the LOC112875489 gene encoding homeobox protein knotted-1-like 12 isoform X4; this translates as MDSFKDLGGGGSSASKASFLQLPLPASSSAQGFPSPDGHHHSSRLPLQQLLADPSGAQRNHQMDGAVVQREISPVDAEIIKAKIMSHPQYSALVAAYLDCQKVGAPPDVSDRLSAMAAKLDAQPGPSRRRREPARADPELDQFMEAYCNMLVKYQEELARPIQEAAEFFKSMERQLDSITGAGSSEDDQDGSCPEEIDPFAEDKELKHQLLRKYGGYLGGLRQEFSKRKKKGKLPKEARQKLLHWWELHYKWPYPSETEKLALAETTGLDQKQINNWFINQRKRHWKPTSEDMPFAMMEAAGGFHAPQGAAAALYVASRTPFMADGGMHRLGS
- the LOC112875489 gene encoding homeobox protein rough sheath 1-like isoform X2; this encodes MDSFKDLGGGGSSASKASFLQLPLPASSSAQGFPSPDGHHHSSRLPLQQLLADPSGAQRNHQMDGAVVQREISPVDAEIIKAKIMSHPQYSALVAAYLDCQKVGAPPDVSDRLSAMAAKLDAQPGPSRRRREPARADPELDQFMVRHALTDRFNSSHAMLLQWCCSQIIGWACLPLQEAYCNMLVKYQEELARPIQEAAEFFKSMERQLDSITGAGSSEDDQDGSCPEEIDPFAEDKELKHQLLRKYGGYLGGLRQEFSKRKKKGKLPKEARQKLLHWWELHYKWPYPSETEKLALAETTGLDQKQINNWFINQRKRHWKPTSEDMPFAMMEAAGGFHAPQGAAAALYVASRTPFMADGGMHRLGS
- the LOC112875489 gene encoding homeobox protein rough sheath 1-like isoform X1 → MDSFKDLGGGGSSASKASFLQLPLPASSSAQGFPSPDGHHHSSRLPLQQLLADPSGAQRNHQMDGAVVQREISPVDAEIIKAKIMSHPQYSALVAAYLDCQKVGAPPDVSDRLSAMAAKLDAQPGPSRRRREPARADPELDQFMVRHALTDRFNSSHAMLLQWCCSQIIGWACLPLQEAYCNMLVKYQEELARPIQEAAEFFKSMERQLDSITDSNYCEGAGSSEDDQDGSCPEEIDPFAEDKELKHQLLRKYGGYLGGLRQEFSKRKKKGKLPKEARQKLLHWWELHYKWPYPSETEKLALAETTGLDQKQINNWFINQRKRHWKPTSEDMPFAMMEAAGGFHAPQGAAAALYVASRTPFMADGGMHRLGS
- the LOC112875489 gene encoding homeobox protein knotted-1-like 12 isoform X3 — protein: MDSFKDLGGGGSSASKASFLQLPLPASSSAQGFPSPDGHHHSSRLPLQQLLADPSGAQRNHQMDGAVVQREISPVDAEIIKAKIMSHPQYSALVAAYLDCQKVGAPPDVSDRLSAMAAKLDAQPGPSRRRREPARADPELDQFMEAYCNMLVKYQEELARPIQEAAEFFKSMERQLDSITDSNYCEGAGSSEDDQDGSCPEEIDPFAEDKELKHQLLRKYGGYLGGLRQEFSKRKKKGKLPKEARQKLLHWWELHYKWPYPSETEKLALAETTGLDQKQINNWFINQRKRHWKPTSEDMPFAMMEAAGGFHAPQGAAAALYVASRTPFMADGGMHRLGS
- the LOC112876448 gene encoding transcription factor RAX2-like, whose protein sequence is MGRAPCCDKASVKKGPWSPEEDAKLKSYIEQNGTGGNWIALPQKIGLKRCGKSCRLRWLNYLRPNIKHGGFSEEEDRIILSLYISIGSRWSIIAAQLPGRTDNDIKNYWNTRLKKKLFGKQSRKDQRQLQQQQQQQLLRQATASDGMKQEAATGDVNGSSGLPAVTYNWHQQAIVGPVPGMMMEGHRIGDEVDESIQKLLYKLGGASPFATLQVPQCVPPMYEGSPSLMPPSCTVDTTSLKEGGMQGSSALPALELDQSFHFNQVKLDSLDCFFGMGTDQSMRWTEMSPLVCPNNTVASSSQGMQQYCHVDETVNLGMK